From Astyanax mexicanus isolate ESR-SI-001 chromosome 11, AstMex3_surface, whole genome shotgun sequence, the proteins below share one genomic window:
- the LOC125804976 gene encoding prostaglandin F2 receptor negative regulator-like, translating to MVFTLLGADDVHVDDFCPSFSAVLCESRVVKVVPGPLVRVEGQTVSIRCNVSDYQGPRDQDFEWSLVLESGDVQLVSTFDAMYPDSSVKDRVNSGDITVKKLSDSSAELTIRKVRASDSATYRCSTPSTDSVTSGNYYADVELRVIGDTLRVVGAVPQPLVSEGQSLELHCNASRAYTVNTFLSVTWSIKKGTNPLEEILTFGPGCEMKVGQNYVQRYADGALLLDLPGGGFFGLVLKGVRPQDQGSYVCTAREWTRQPGAGENWHKILERSEEMGNVSVMPLGQDTSAIVVALSVSFTAVLITLLALLYYSRWRGHKDMDMTFTIVEYAED from the exons ATGGTTTTTACTCTTCTGGGTGCCG ATGACGTACATGTAGATGATTTCTGTCCCTCTTTTTCAGCTGTGCTGTGTGAGAGCCGGGTGGTGAAGGTGGTTCCTGGTCCATTGGTGCGTGTAGAGGGGCAGACTGTGTCTATCCGCTGTAATGTTTCAGATTATCAGGGTCCCAGAGATCAGGACTTTGAGTGGAGCTTGGTTTTGGAGAGTGGAGATGTCCAGCTGGTTTCCACTTTTGATGCCATGTACCCAGACAGCTCAGTGAAGGATCGGGTCAACAGCGGAGACATCACTGTGAAGAAACTGTCAGATTCCTCTGCAGAGCTGACGATTCGAAAGGTCCGAGCCTCAGACAGTGCCACCTATCGCTGCTCCACTCCCAGCACTGACTCGGTCACCAGTGGGAACTACTATGCAGATGTGGAACTCAGAG TGATTGGAGACACGCTAAGGGTGGTTGGAGCTGTTCCTCAGCCACTTGTGTCCGAGGGCCAGTCGTTGGAGCTACACTGCAATGCCAGCCGGGCGTACACAGTAAACACCTTCCTGTCCGTCACCTGGTCAATCAAAAAAGGGACCAACCCCCTTGAAGAGATCTTGACGTTTGGGCCGGGCTGTGAGATGAAGGTGGGCCAAAATTATGTCCAGCGCTATGCAGATGGTGCTCTTCTTCTGGACCTACCTGGGGGAGGTTTCTTCGGCCTGGTCTTAAAGGGGGTGAGGCCACAGGATCAGGGTTCATATGTCTGTACAGCCAGGGAGTGGACAAGACAACCTGGGGCAGGAGAGAACTGGCACAAGATTCTGGAGAGGAGTGAAGAAATGGGGAACGTTTCAGTCATGCCCTTAG GTCAAGACACCTCTGCCATTGTCGTAGCTCTTTCCGTTTccttcactgctgttctgatcACTCTTCTAGCTCTGCTCTACTACAGCCGCTGGAGGGGGCACAAAGACATGGACATGACTTTTACCATAGTTGAATATGCTGAAGATTAA